From a region of the Pectobacterium aquaticum genome:
- the spy gene encoding ATP-independent periplasmic protein-refolding chaperone Spy, giving the protein MRKLTAMLVASSFALGAAGIAQANDAPKGPGPEHKMMMKEGREHRGMMGPDAMFKELNLTEAQKQQIKDIMKDSREKMHKAMQDDRRDMHSLVASDTFDAAKAQAQLDKADAAHKARMLNGLETKNKIYNVLTPEQKKQYNDNFEKRLTQPQKPDGKPVPAE; this is encoded by the coding sequence ATGCGTAAACTCACTGCAATGCTGGTTGCTTCTTCTTTTGCATTGGGCGCGGCAGGTATCGCGCAGGCTAATGACGCACCGAAAGGTCCTGGCCCGGAACACAAGATGATGATGAAAGAGGGTCGGGAGCATCGTGGCATGATGGGGCCGGATGCGATGTTTAAGGAGCTGAATTTGACGGAAGCGCAGAAGCAGCAAATTAAAGACATCATGAAAGATTCCCGCGAGAAAATGCACAAAGCGATGCAGGATGACCGCCGCGATATGCATAGCCTGGTCGCCTCCGATACGTTTGATGCCGCAAAAGCCCAGGCACAGTTGGATAAAGCCGACGCCGCGCACAAGGCCAGAATGCTTAACGGACTGGAAACCAAAAACAAAATTTACAACGTTCTGACGCCAGAACAGAAGAAGCAGTACAACGACAACTTTGAAAAGCGACTGACTCAACCGCAAAAACCTGACGGCAAGCCTGTGCCTGCGGAATAA
- a CDS encoding CopM family metallochaperone: protein MKKVHLLLTAALLVPFLSFAADSAHSSHGSANDASSSQQAYKKGMDAMHSEMMEGMQSSDPDIAFAKGMIAHHRGAIDMAKTELQYGKDPELRKLAEEIIRAQQPEIDQMEAWLKKQGK, encoded by the coding sequence ATGAAGAAAGTCCATTTGTTATTAACGGCAGCGTTGCTGGTTCCGTTTCTCTCGTTTGCGGCAGACAGCGCGCATAGCAGCCATGGTTCTGCAAACGACGCGTCGTCCTCCCAGCAGGCGTATAAGAAAGGGATGGATGCAATGCATAGCGAGATGATGGAAGGGATGCAGTCCAGCGACCCTGATATTGCCTTCGCCAAAGGGATGATTGCCCACCACCGTGGCGCGATTGATATGGCGAAGACGGAGTTGCAATACGGCAAAGATCCGGAATTGCGCAAGCTGGCTGAAGAGATTATTAGAGCGCAACAGCCAGAGATCGACCAAATGGAAGCCTGGCTGAAGAAGCAGGGCAAATAG
- a CDS encoding GGDEF domain-containing protein, producing MLSTTIRPSDILCRWGGEEFVIAAYDLTAEQSEAMAEALRHLTESTALTLSDGREIHFTTSIGVAVFAQYEGGNIYDLIGLADEQLYKAKAQGRNRVCMRLVEEA from the coding sequence ATGCTGAGCACCACTATTCGGCCGAGCGACATTCTTTGCCGCTGGGGGGGTGAAGAGTTTGTCATTGCGGCTTATGACCTGACGGCTGAGCAATCTGAGGCGATGGCCGAAGCACTGCGGCATCTTACGGAATCCACGGCGCTTACACTGTCCGATGGGCGGGAAATCCATTTTACGACCAGTATTGGTGTTGCCGTGTTTGCCCAGTATGAGGGCGGTAATATTTACGATCTGATCGGGCTGGCGGACGAGCAGCTGTATAAAGCGAAGGCGCAGGGGCGTAATCGTGTCTGCATGCGTCTGGTCGAGGAGGCTTGA